In Asticcacaulis sp. SL142, the sequence CCGGCATCCAGGCTGACCAGAACACTGTCATGGGGCGCACGGAAGCTCTCAGACGCGCAGGCCGCGCCATCGCCGCAGTCACGGCGGAAGGTTTCATCACCGGCAATGCGCAGATTATAGCCTTCTCTGGCCGAAACCGATGTGACCTTAATGTCCTGAGCACCGTCCACACGGTTCAGGCGAACACGGATATCGAGGCGGTCACGAGTTTGATCGCGCACCACCATGACCTCATCACGGCGGCCATCACCATCAAAATCACCGCCCAGAGCCGCATCAGAGACCGGAGACAATGACTCAGCCGTCATAGCGGGCAGAATCGTCTTGGCCGAAGCCATCTGCGCCCCGCACAGAACAACCGACGCCGCCAACAAACCTGCAATGACTTTAAAAGCCTTCGTTTCCATCACTTTACCCTGTTACAATTTACCTTTTATCCGGGCCATCGTGCCGGTTTAAACCAGTTTCGATGCCCTTAAGCTTTTATTAAGCAGGTTTAATGCCAGCCATGACGGCTGAACCTGTCATCAGACTGACACAAGGATTAACGCAGGTAAAGTAAAACTGTTAACCATACAGCATTTTGAAACGCCGAAGTTTTCATATATCGCAGTTACGTCAAATCGGACGCCGATTCACCGTCTTCCAGCCCCGGTTCATACGGCCACAGGACATTGACGGGCGCGATATGAGATCGCGACAGATGGGACGCCTGCGGTAACGGGGGCCTTATCGGCTGACAATCGGTTTCGCTAATGAGCTGCGACAGGGTGACGGCCCCCAGGCTTAACAGAATCATAGGACTTACTCCCGGCGGATGGCCACGCGATAAATTGAGAATAAGTCGCATTTTTAAATTCTAGCAAGTCTTTTTTGATCAATCCGTTGTGAAGAGTTTCCACACCATTACAAAGGCCAGTACACCACCCGCCGGATCAGATTATGCGCCGCCGGGGCCTGACGCGGGCTGCCGAACGCACGTAAGGAGGTCGCGCCACGGGTCACATCAATGCCCTGACGCCGTGCGCGCACCACCACCTCATCCGGGTCTCCGCACACCACCGGCATGACCCAGTAAGCGTTTTTTGTGGCGTCGGTCGCCAGCAGGGTCGCCCCTTTGGGCAGGCCGATCGCCACCTCTATGGCGCGGTTACGGCGTTTTCTCAGGTCATGGACCTGCCCCAACCGCCGCGCCAGCAGCCTGAGCAAGGTGCGCGGCGGACGGTAGCGGATCTGGGTCAGGATATCGCCCCCAGAAAATCCGCGCGCCAGCCGACCGATAGTGGCGTCAGGGTCCATACCCATCCCCTCCAGCAACCGGATGATCAGCCCATAGATCAGCGGCGATGACGCCAGCTTAAGCCCCGCAATCTTCACTGCCCGCGCCCGCAGCCAGCCATTGCCGCGCATGGGCCAGTGATTCAGGATCGCGCTCATGGCCTCAGCCCGCTCAGGTGCGCTGACTACCGCCACGGCCCCGCCTAGCGCCGTCGCCCGCTTGACCGGGCCGAACGAAAACAGGCTGAGATCGGCCGCCGGATCGCCGCGATGGAAATCACCGCAAAAGGCCTGAGCGGCATCCTCGATCAGCACGGCCTCATAACGGCGGCAGACCTCAGCCAGCGGCTTTAAGTCCGATACCGCGCCATAAAGCTGAGCGATGACCACAATGCGCGCGCCGCTGTTTTTCAGTGCGGCCTCAAGGGCTTGCGGCGTCGGCAACAGGGTTTCCGAGACGATATCGACAGCATGGACATCAAGGTCGTGGCTCTCGGCGATCATGCGCATGGTTTCGATATTGACCGCACTCATGACGATCGATCCTGCCCCCAATTCGGGGATCAGGGTGGTCAGCGCCGCATCAAACAGGGTACGCACCGACAATCCCGCCACTACGGGCCGGTCACCCCCAAACCCACAGGCAATCTTTAATCTTAGTGACGCCTCATCCTCGGCCACCGGCATGAACACTGACAACAGGTCTTTAAAACCGATATCGAGTTTCAGGCGGGGCTTCATGGGCTACGGCCTCAGAACCATCTCGCCCACGATCGCCGGGCCGGGGGTGACACTGAGCGGCGTGCCGTCCGCTCCGACATCGGACCACTGACTGCGGGCGATGAAGATCAGTTTATTGCCGACCACCTGCAGCCCGGTCGGTTCGCGCAGCCCTTCGCCCCCGCGCAGCAAGGTTTCGGCGCGGCTGATGGTTTTCCAGTCCGCCGACAGGCGCAGGCGCAAAATCCGGTCAGGCTTGATGCCGTTCTGAATGGCGATCAGGTCATTGCCATAGCGGGCCAGGCCATCAACGCCGAGCAAGGTGATATTGGCGGGTGCTTCCAGCCGATCCATATCGCCACTGTCGAGATTGATCCGGTAAAGCCCGGAACTGTAATCAGAGACAATCAGCACATTGCCGGCTTCGTTTTCGACCAACCCTTGCGGCGAGCCCATATAGCCTTCAGGGATCAGCACCTCAAACGCACCGCTATAGTTATTAAGGCGCAGCACCTCACCCTTTTGGCCATCGCTAACATAAAGATCGGTCTTGCCCGCGAAGATATCGCCGAACCGGCGCGGTGCCGTCTCGTCCGTAAAGCGGGCCTTGATTTGCCCGCTCAGGCGGTCGATGTGCAGCACTTCGGCCAACGCCGGCTTAGCCGGATCATAGCCTTTGGTGACCGCCCCGGAAGAGGTCGCCACCCACAGGTCATCACCACGCAAGGCCAGACCATAGGCCCCAACCCCTTCCGGCAAGCTATAAAGCGGATTCAGCACGCCATTATTGACGACATTAACCGCCCCACGGCTCAGAGCGCTGAGATAGGTTTTGCCGGACTTCGCCTCAATCGCCAGCCCTTCCGCCACGCTCAAGGCCGCATGGCGCTGCACCGGCTTGAACGTGCCGATCGGTTCACTATTGGCGATCAGTTGCTGGTCCAGCTTGGCGTCCCACAAAGGCGACAGTTGCGGATAGCTGGATTTACTGACGACCATGCCGCGCGCCAGATAGTCGCGCAGGCTGGCTTTCGCTTCAGCGGTTTTACCGGCCCCGACACGGGCCTGAGCCGACAACAGCAGCAGCGCGCCCGATGACGGCATAATCTTCAGGGCCTCATCACTGGCGGCGACCGCCTTATCCCATTCCTGGGCCTGCACGGCGCGAGCGGCTTCGATTCGTAAGGCGCGAAACCGGCCCAGATCAGAGTCAGGGTCAACCGTCTGGGCGGAAACCGGCAAGACCGCGAACGCCATCAGACCCGCACACCAAACAGCCCTCAATCGCCCCCAAAGCTGCCTCATATCCATCCTTTCTTTTGCCCTCGCCGGGCGGCAGCATCCGCCGCCTTGGCCGCTGCCGCAATGGCGGCTGATTGGAATGATTCATGAGAAAAATCATTCCACTCTAGTTTTACGAATTCGTCATACGGTCGCCGATCACCAGTTTAAGCGGTACCGCCGTAGTGGTTTTAATGGAGCGGACAATGATGCGGCTTTCAACCGAAGACACCAAATCGGAGGCAAGCAACTGATCGCGCAGGAAGTCGTCATAGGCATGCATGTCACGCGTCATGATCCGCAGCATATAGTCTTCGCGGCCCGTGACCGTGGCGCATGACACCACTTCCGGCCATTTGTCGAGATTAGCTTCAAACGCCTCAAGGTTCTCCCGCGACGGCACCGACAGCTTAATGCCGGCATAGACTTCAAACCCCAGCCCCAGCTTTTCCGGATCAAGCACGGTGACGCGCTTTTTGATCACGCCGATGTCTTCCAGCCGTTTGATGCGCCGCCAGCACGGTGACGGCGACAAGCCGACCTTTTCGGCGATTTCAGCCACCGACAGACTGGCGTCTTCCTGAATGAGATCAAGAATTTTGGCATCCAGCTCGTCAATATTATCGGACAACTTATTTTCTCCCAGGGGCAAAAACCGATAAAGTTTTCCCGAAACGGGGGCGTTTTTGCTAATATCTACCTAGTACATCCCTAAAGCCGCGCCAAGTCATGAAAAACGGTTAATGCGCAAAAATATGGATTTCCGAAGAAAACCGTCCTATCACCAGCGATTAGAAACGGAAGACAACATGCGCATACTTAATCTCATGCTGGCCAAAGGCCGTGGCGGTCTGGAGACCATGGCCGTGCGCTACCATCAGGCCCTGTTGGCCGCCGATCATGAGGTCATGAGCCTTGGCCACCCGCAGGGCGAACTGGCGCGCCTGACGGCACCCTTTGCGCCGATTGTCTCGCATTTCAGCCATGACCCGCTGGCCGCGCTTGCCGTGCGTCGTCACGTCTCGCGGTTTCAGCCTGACCTGATCCTGTGTCACGGCAACCGCGCCATCGCCACCGCCGTTCACCCCCTAAGCGGCGGGGCCGGTAAGACGGTGGCCGTGGTCCATAATTTTCGCTTCAAACGCGATATCGCCAGGGCCCGTGCCGCCTTAACCGTCAGCCGCGCCGTACGTGACGCCCTGCACAACGCACACCCTGAGCTTACCATTTTCGACATGCCCAACTTCGCACCGTTGGAGGCCCGTCCGGTCAAGTCCGCCCCCACAGACGTGCCGGTCATCGGCGCGCTGGGGCGGCTGCATGTCAATAAGGGCTTTGATATCCTGCTTGAGACTGTGGCTGAACTGGTGCGCGGCGGACGTGAGGTACGGCTGCGTATCGCCGGCGACGGGCCGGAAAAAGCCGCGCTTGAAGCCCAAACCGCCACCCTTGGCCTTGGTGATCGCGTTGAATTTTGCGGCTGGGTGGACAGCCCCGCCGATTATCTGTCGGGGCTTGATCTGTTTGTCCTGGCATCAAGGGTTGAACCGTTCGGCCTTGTGGTGACCGAAGCCATGGCCGCGGGCGTGCCCGTCATTGCCTTCGATATCGACGGCCCGCGTGAGATTTTGCAGCCCACAGGCTCTGCCCCGCTTGGTGGGCTGTGTGCATCGCAGGATGCACAGGCTTTGGCTCAGGCCATCACCACCACCATGGATGACTGGCCCGCCACCCTTGCCCGCGCGGATATGGCACGCACCATGGCCCTTGATACCTACGGTCAGGACGCGGGGGCTGCGCGTCTTTCACAGATATTATCGTCTCTGGTATAAATAGGCTTGAAGCCATCCGCCTTATTGGTTATAGGCGTGGCCCTTCCCTAAAGGCGTTGACTACTCCGCCGTGAAGGGCAAGGACAGAACCCGTGGTTGGGTAGCTCAGATGGTTAGAGCGGTGGATTCATAACCCACAGGTCGGCGGTTCGATCCCGCCTCCAACCACCACTTCTCTCTACTGTATTTTTGCAACCCACAGGTCGTCAACGTGCTGGCGCATAACCTGAGGAATTGGCGCGTCTTTTTCTTTGCACCGGGTTATTCTGAAATCAGTTCCACCAAAGGCTAAGACGCATCTATAATAAGCTTCTGCAAATGCCTTAAATTTAAGTTTCATTTAAATTTATATACATATAAGATAAATATTTCTTGCCAAGCTAGTGCTACTCCTTATGGCGCAGCAGGGGCAGGCGCTGAAATCGGAAATGGACAGCTTTGTCTGATAAAAAACACGGCACACGGGAGGACGCGATGAAAAAACTATCCAATTTTACTTACTGGCCGCTAAAGCTGATGGTGGGTTTACCGCTGACGGTATTTGCCATCGTCATAGTGGTTCAGTTGCCAAAGTTATGGAGTATGATGGAAGGCGATCCTTACCGGCTGGGGTTCGCGGTGCTGCAAGGTGGGCTGCCGGTATTGCCGTTTGTGTTTTATGCGCTGGCGATCTGGTTCGGGGCGGACATGATTGCGCGGGTAAAGCCTGACACAGTGCTGGAACCCATACTAATCAAGGGGTTGAAACGCAGCGGACTGTGCCTTGGGGCCGGATCAATAGCGCTTTTTGTGAGATCAAGTCTGTGGATTCGGCAAAATATCTACGGCAACGACATCGCCCCGCGGCAGGGCCTTTCCATCGATTTTTTCCACGCGACCATTGCCCTGTTGATCGGCCTTATCCTTTATTGTCTGGCGGAGCGCATCCGCCTGATGCAGGTCAAACGTGAAAAACTTACCTCTGAACTGAGTAATTTTGTCTGATGCCTGTCCGCGTAACTCTTGATGTCATGCTGGCGCGCCGAAAGATGCGCGCAAAAGATCTGGCCGCGCAGGTCGGCATATCGGAAACTCAGATGTCCTTGCTACGCACAGGTAAGGTCAAGGGTATGCGGTTTGATACCCTGTCGAAGATTTGCCTGCTGCTGGGATGTCAGCCCGGCGACATACTGGAATATGATGCCCGTGAAAGTGATTTAACCACTGGCATAGAGTGACGCCCTATTCCGGTCACGGTTTTGGAGACTATATTGTAGCCATGACCAAAGCCCTGCTCATCACCGCCGCCCTTATGGCGCTACCGCTTACTGCCCCGGCGCAGGAAACCGTATCAGCGCCCGAATTTGCTCAGGACGGCGCCGAATGGATAACCGAAGTCACGGTCACCGCCAACCTGCCGGGACCAGCGATCTGGCGGGTCAAAAAAGGCGACTCCGAGGTTTATATCCTGGGCGCCATGCCGGTCATGGTGAAGCGCATCCCATGGGACGACGCGCGCATCCGCCGGGTGCTGAAACAGTCCAACGTCCTGCTGACCGCCCCCGAAGCCGAGGTCGGATTGATCGGCCTGACCAAACTGCAGATGAACAAACGTCTGCCGCTTGGTAAAAAGCTGGATGAGGTTCTGCCCAGCGACATTTCACAACGGTTCTATGCTCTGGCGGACGCTTATGGTCTTGATCGCGATAAGTATAAGAAGGCTTCGCCCCTGTGGGCGGCGGCAGCCCTGCGCGCGGACATCTACGAAAAGGCGCAGATCGCCACGCTTGATCCTGAGAAAACCCTGAAACGGTTCGCCAAGGAAGACCGGCTCAAAACCCGACCGACCGGTTCTTATAGTGCGGCCAAGATCATCTCGCGCGTCGGTCAGTTCTCCAAGACACAGGAAATGTCGTGCGTGCGCGCCACGCTGGATGAGATCGAATTTTCCACAAAAAATGCCCGCGCGGCGACGGAAGCCTGGGGGCACGGCGATCTGAAAACCGTGCAAAAACTGTCACCGGACTCAGCCCTTTTGGCCTGCCTTGAAGGCGCGCCCTCAACCTCGGCCATGCTGGGGCGCACGATTGA encodes:
- a CDS encoding DegT/DnrJ/EryC1/StrS family aminotransferase, translating into MKPRLKLDIGFKDLLSVFMPVAEDEASLRLKIACGFGGDRPVVAGLSVRTLFDAALTTLIPELGAGSIVMSAVNIETMRMIAESHDLDVHAVDIVSETLLPTPQALEAALKNSGARIVVIAQLYGAVSDLKPLAEVCRRYEAVLIEDAAQAFCGDFHRGDPAADLSLFSFGPVKRATALGGAVAVVSAPERAEAMSAILNHWPMRGNGWLRARAVKIAGLKLASSPLIYGLIIRLLEGMGMDPDATIGRLARGFSGGDILTQIRYRPPRTLLRLLARRLGQVHDLRKRRNRAIEVAIGLPKGATLLATDATKNAYWVMPVVCGDPDEVVVRARRQGIDVTRGATSLRAFGSPRQAPAAHNLIRRVVYWPL
- a CDS encoding Lrp/AsnC family transcriptional regulator, translating into MSDNIDELDAKILDLIQEDASLSVAEIAEKVGLSPSPCWRRIKRLEDIGVIKKRVTVLDPEKLGLGFEVYAGIKLSVPSRENLEAFEANLDKWPEVVSCATVTGREDYMLRIMTRDMHAYDDFLRDQLLASDLVSSVESRIIVRSIKTTTAVPLKLVIGDRMTNS
- a CDS encoding glycosyltransferase, which codes for MRILNLMLAKGRGGLETMAVRYHQALLAADHEVMSLGHPQGELARLTAPFAPIVSHFSHDPLAALAVRRHVSRFQPDLILCHGNRAIATAVHPLSGGAGKTVAVVHNFRFKRDIARARAALTVSRAVRDALHNAHPELTIFDMPNFAPLEARPVKSAPTDVPVIGALGRLHVNKGFDILLETVAELVRGGREVRLRIAGDGPEKAALEAQTATLGLGDRVEFCGWVDSPADYLSGLDLFVLASRVEPFGLVVTEAMAAGVPVIAFDIDGPREILQPTGSAPLGGLCASQDAQALAQAITTTMDDWPATLARADMARTMALDTYGQDAGAARLSQILSSLV
- a CDS encoding helix-turn-helix domain-containing protein, with amino-acid sequence MPVRVTLDVMLARRKMRAKDLAAQVGISETQMSLLRTGKVKGMRFDTLSKICLLLGCQPGDILEYDARESDLTTGIE
- a CDS encoding TraB/GumN family protein, with protein sequence MTKALLITAALMALPLTAPAQETVSAPEFAQDGAEWITEVTVTANLPGPAIWRVKKGDSEVYILGAMPVMVKRIPWDDARIRRVLKQSNVLLTAPEAEVGLIGLTKLQMNKRLPLGKKLDEVLPSDISQRFYALADAYGLDRDKYKKASPLWAAAALRADIYEKAQIATLDPEKTLKRFAKEDRLKTRPTGSYSAAKIISRVGQFSKTQEMSCVRATLDEIEFSTKNARAATEAWGHGDLKTVQKLSPDSALLACLEGAPSTSAMLGRTIDQTVGSITKALETRGKSVIVLPLSALLSQGGALQKLKTQGLEITEPAL